A single Pseudosulfitobacter pseudonitzschiae DNA region contains:
- a CDS encoding TAXI family TRAP transporter solute-binding subunit, whose amino-acid sequence MTISRRHFLGTTAAATLATLVTPAFAQGRTFFGIATGGTGGTYYPLGGMLAQLISNTAEMPDTKISATAETGNASVANAQLLGRGEIESAFVAADILDAAVRGVGQFEGAPLENLRAVGALYPETVQLVVRADSGIEKFEDLKGKSISSGSPGSGQWQLLGDLLEAHGIAREDVSEDYSSFSQSVDKIKDGNLDASLITAGLPTSSVTDLANGHEIRIVPLNGPAIAKLQETQPYYANSVITAGAYKGVDADVETLAVRAIWATHADVSEDLIYSVTKALYENTETLGQVHPMGKQISIDKALESVSIPVHPGAAKYYAEKGISE is encoded by the coding sequence ATGACCATTTCACGTCGCCATTTCCTTGGAACCACCGCTGCGGCCACGCTGGCCACACTGGTCACGCCCGCTTTCGCGCAGGGCCGCACCTTTTTCGGCATCGCTACCGGCGGCACCGGCGGCACCTACTATCCGCTGGGCGGCATGTTGGCGCAGCTGATCTCGAACACCGCCGAAATGCCCGACACCAAAATTTCGGCCACCGCCGAGACCGGCAACGCATCGGTTGCCAACGCCCAGCTTCTGGGCCGTGGCGAAATTGAATCCGCCTTTGTCGCCGCCGACATTCTGGACGCAGCGGTGCGTGGTGTCGGCCAGTTCGAAGGTGCACCACTGGAGAACCTGCGCGCCGTTGGTGCGCTCTATCCCGAAACCGTGCAACTTGTCGTCCGCGCCGACAGCGGCATCGAAAAATTCGAAGACCTCAAGGGCAAATCCATCTCCTCCGGTTCCCCGGGTTCAGGCCAGTGGCAGTTGCTGGGCGATCTGCTCGAAGCACACGGCATCGCACGCGAAGACGTCTCGGAAGACTACTCGTCCTTCTCGCAGTCCGTGGACAAGATCAAAGACGGCAACCTTGACGCATCCCTGATCACCGCTGGCCTGCCGACATCGTCCGTTACCGACCTGGCCAACGGCCACGAAATCCGCATCGTTCCGCTGAACGGTCCGGCGATCGCCAAGCTTCAAGAAACCCAGCCCTATTACGCCAATTCCGTGATTACGGCTGGCGCATACAAGGGCGTTGACGCCGACGTGGAAACACTGGCCGTTCGCGCCATCTGGGCAACCCACGCCGATGTCTCCGAAGATCTGATCTATTCTGTAACCAAAGCGCTCTATGAAAACACAGAGACGTTGGGTCAGGTTCACCCGATGGGCAAACAGATCTCGATCGACAAGGCGTTGGAAAGCGTGTCGATTCCGGTCCACCCCGGCGCGGCAAAATACTACGCCGAAAAGGGCATCTCGGAGTAA
- a CDS encoding DUF1850 domain-containing protein: MRQRRTLRSVGVAVLAAIPFLAITPLPAHAGTGGVWLCLTETRGTGANIARLPLGHTATFELSFIHSVSHTPVRDLYRVENGQIVQTAEIFLAHGAGLPSIANDMDATGWRHENGQFILDMHRLTGPIPLRIQAEFKNTLHIAGTDLPLADLGHSAITLAPCDEETLK; encoded by the coding sequence ATGCGTCAGCGCAGAACCCTGCGCAGCGTGGGGGTGGCGGTTTTGGCCGCCATCCCCTTTCTGGCAATCACCCCCCTTCCGGCACATGCTGGCACAGGGGGCGTCTGGTTGTGCCTGACCGAAACCCGTGGCACCGGCGCAAACATCGCGCGACTGCCACTGGGACACACAGCAACCTTTGAACTCAGTTTTATCCACTCGGTGTCACACACACCCGTCCGCGATCTTTACCGCGTCGAAAACGGTCAAATCGTACAAACCGCCGAGATTTTTCTGGCACATGGCGCTGGCTTGCCCTCGATTGCTAATGATATGGACGCAACGGGCTGGCGTCACGAGAACGGCCAGTTCATTCTGGACATGCACCGTCTGACCGGCCCGATACCGCTTCGCATTCAGGCGGAATTCAAGAACACGCTGCACATTGCCGGAACCGACCTTCCTTTGGCCGATCTGGGCCATTCCGCCATTACCCTTGCCCCGTGCGACGAGGAGACACTGAAATGA